In the genome of Oscarella lobularis chromosome 1, ooOscLobu1.1, whole genome shotgun sequence, one region contains:
- the LOC136199420 gene encoding leucine-rich repeat-containing protein 27-like, which produces MDAECVSSLICTSVALASPTLDLSAKNLTELPDELYTARHIECLYLENNSLKSIPHELFESLSNLRWLDLRNNRITDLPSSIGSLKHLRALLVEGNNLENLPPELGKLTTLTGLNLTGNPLKSPPETVIKKGTPAVLQYLRGLLPSDSHTQADFSPETPPFLPPAQSSLSRRTSVQFRPSNTVAAKSSVPEKTSSPFDDDETAPFLPAPAPQRLQLQPVEPKRPFKAAIFRPRLRRARQPVVGNMVGPKQVARAEESRALQKVAKVKAGIAKEEQKNKDKKILSEWRDERKREQTRRTKSVKTQLPRPSVKVPYATEEEKLPSVTPANNQEVLSSQASSSSFVASQAAREARERELAEKIRRHTTRIRQALHASGTSPHQRLAADIVDDIRTAEEYLDEVQEKRREYRLTAFTGDDVSYVLDKHRV; this is translated from the exons ATGGATGCCGAATGTGTCTCGTCTCTAATATGCACCTCCGTCGCTTTGGCTTCCCCGACGCTGGATCTTAGCGCGAAGAATCTGACTGAGTTGCCGGACGAACTCTACACGGCAAGACATATTGAG TGTCTTTACCTGGAGAACAACAGCCTTAAGTCAATACCACACGAACTATTCGAAAGCCTTTCCAATTTGCGATGGCTCGACCTGAGAAATAACAGAATAACCGATTTGCCTTCATCAATTGGCTCCCtgaa GCATTTGAGAGCGTTGCTCGTCGAAGGAAACAACCTTGAGAATCTTCCCCCCGAATTGGGCAAACTAACGACGCTCACCGGTCTAAACCTGACGGGAAATCCTCTCAAAAGTCCACCAGAGACTGTAATAAAAAAGGGAACGCCG GCTGTTCTGCAGTACCTTCGAGGTCTTCTGCCGTCTGACAGTCACACGCAGGCTGATTTTTCTCCGGAGACTCCGCCATTTCTTCCGCCAGCGCAATCGTCTCTAAGTCGACGAACTTCGGTACAATTCAGGCCGTCCAATACCGTCGCCGCTAAATCCTCAGTTCCTGAGAAAACTTCATCACCTTTCGATGATGATGAAACGGCGCCTTTTTTACCTGCTCCGGCGCCCCAGAGACTGCAGCTTCAACCGGTTGAGCCAAAGCGGCCGTTCAAAGCAGCAATTTTTCGACCTAGACTCCGCAGAGCTCGCCAACCTGTTGTAGGGAATATGGTTGGGCCAAAGCAGGTGGCTAGGGCTGAGGAAAGTCGTGCGCTGCAGAAAGTGGCGAAAGTAAAGGCCGGAATagcaaaagaagagcagaaaaaTAA AGACAAGAAGATTCTGAGTGAATGGAGAGacgaacgaaagagagaacaGACTCGCAGAACAAAGTCAG TTAAGACGCAGTTGCCTCGTCCGTCCGTCAAAGTTCCCTATGCaacggaggaggagaagttgCCATCAGTAACACCTGCAAATAACCAAGAG gttctttcttctcaggcgtcgtcgtcatcgtttgtTGCTAGCCAAGCGGCCAGAGAGGCACGTGAACGAGAACTAGCTGAAAAAATCCGCCGACACACGACACGAATTCGACAAGCGCTTCACGCATCGGGCACATCGCCTCATCAAAGACTGGCAGCAGACATAGTCGACGACATACGAACT GCTGAAGAATACCTGGACGAAGTCCAGGAGAAAAGACGGGAATACCGGCTAACGGCGTTCacgggcgacgacgtttcatACGTCCTAGATAAACACAGAGTCTAA
- the LOC136199417 gene encoding extracellular matrix protein 3-like: MMLSSTFAAAAFFLASLVPSSVPASSPQLTVNSGSAIPLSPAAIVSPRRLNNCSALRFLALQSTCGVVEPPRVACNATTPSIYTHRGCASREFDRLAFVVESDAGKTIAIERVLVRVEKTNRRLVALEPPSPPPSIPFNIRINVAKNETCFFDFDDEGGGTVRRLLRYRRYACDLSTSVGLVYDHGGPAIVPLRIWLASRLLYDFLRVVTPPSRGESTLELNSTASLTLNVNQRSTTPILLTELSTSVDDDAIVFRFAPVDDSTKRGAIFTADWPFAASLEVTQGEIRRGQVAYRPPPLSVISPDVFETFEFRFSARRRRDETIDGRLVVNLSPIARATSRVARNDELIVVRNGLAIIRSDVLRIDGNSKDARLHVTNPPLAGKLFINVGGLWLRDVIIIEVSDLADGRVRYEHDGGRGDSDRVIFELVDNDVKFPIFFVITIIDDNHLRSKVADDFKVRQDEAVMISNDVLNAWDGRASKDELWYQSKAKRLYLRGNASSVYRGTEADPQLFTGLKAAGHFTQRDIDNGRLWYLPPAIVGKEAIHFDVTAPSNRSLVVSSYLTVTILPPASKGLRPNPGASLFMTVEEKSTASIDAESLQYISDHADISYVVTKAPRTGQLTKNRNETAYVFTQTDVNEGKIAYRASNEDIGWNPQKITFEFKATDADAILFRQIYSIWVEPVNDNPPKLIQDGVLSVREGGTAVISASVLRAEDDDTRQSDLRFTLTRVPEHGVVTWAERKNLTSTDEFLAEDLLLNRLVYHHGGFDVATDSFGVRVSDGVHSVSTNVTVHVDLIHNDKPMSIDGVKYNVSIAADDLSVLITPDDMLVNDPDTPDDELVYELLSVPNYGRILVKQLNGALVTTTTFTQSDIVDRRVSYEVLYPDRILGNVTDRLVFRVGPLEFTFRVWIRVPPGRGLSALTPAPFEVPEAGSNEIQLRHLNVQGTRAAPTEVLFKIAIPPLYGNVSMTTFTLADVQNRRVRYNQSLHRGIEPVKDTFTFDVTDGISTVRNRAFAIAITPTNDEIPVIVIGSPGPVVRRGANVTITPSLLRITDSDVDSNEEDLIVTLTETPTNGRLILRGRLKLLDVADTITAKELHDSVLIYSHDGSRTDEDRFAFSVSDGTHHANGNLTIQIFHSNQYSPTIVNNTGVSVNLAGEAVAIQPLNLAAVDEDSPADELVYTVTRGPRLGRLFLKDTSSGVDIVTDITVLSSFRQSDVDAGRLHYEPPVNGTGRFAVVFSLSDGRYAVEGRFDIRVDVVDVTPPVAIANSALRVQMGKAQTLTSSLLEFGDDVAKADAIAYAFDGSSSSLGYFARVSRVNESITRFTQADVNAGSIAFVHSLLESRSLSDVLNFTVSDGTNSIVFAFRIEVVLNAAFLPRLVNEGASVFSDREKIIRSSDLALTNTKTPPGKVVFVLTIPPQYGHLTLKRMGSKKLILTASSRFTQSDIQAERLGYVFRSSNERIEKDSFQYHIIDPSHSYYTSSDDATPRQLTDYLVFDIRIVTADSKPPRVIVNTGAPYLGPLRNNSTGYVLSLNHLTSVDDVTKSDELEYVVVSSPAFGRLIASNQEQLSSFTQRDIAERRVSYVLERRDIAATNDSFVFDVTDRAGNVLEAQVFRLDWAYIAMESSRLEVLESGEHANVTISRHGDTSRRVSFTCRTAFGSANGEDFRSGSFFLSFEEGETRTQCLIPLFDDANREGEETFDVTLGNPVQVLLFSPSTTVVTIIDPEDDPVFGFEVDKARINETTKELRLVVHRRGDLSRHLAVICYTESGTATGSKDGRLSTGDDFISRPNSRQSKIGFRSNVATKTCVIEIVDDTTAERAETFSVHLATRGNDVRIDPQEARVDVTIIGPNDESTVQLSSSNYHVNESDGFVSIEVTRSGPDISSPLNVSLATFESDPVSAQAGKDYNHVLTTVAFKANSRSQSARIEIFDDDEYPLREGPETFKIRLYHPHSSLLGTPRTAVVTIDDRSDIPVLDFATSRVSINEGNLLILQITRSGSRNVVSTARCYTESGSAVASSDFVAIKKSHSSLVEFLPGIATQECYVIIQDDDVLEGDETFTVHLDGASNAVLGRSRVTITIRDPEDVPRVGFESRSYAVSEPRVADQTEDVSVALIRTGDTSRVSRVRCNTQDASASAGDDYAALSELIEFKAGDREATVVVRILFDAEKEFGETFFLWLSTDDGFDEPALGEIERTSITIADSAPVGVRFLAAPRLVSSIDYGTGMSSIRLGYPVICVTSCDETYGDPSALLHCKTNRIDHRRTLYRWEISDDVNGTIDDLRAITFSTVFTVANGSTLESVYIRPRSRLRCHATPVDANGVRGVEMASDVATTDAVGVCSSSRLNEKLIKASIRFKSDDVIHVRVRLPHVDGYVPVVSTKRIVALVPSLLVFDQNGNLYPCSNIVAGRDKTTRHTFLDPYSCAAASDGNAAVAADEEDNRARRSMDLYRHLDIEDCVWTFDSCYSASELQNSCGGTSTTHRAMTVPLFVYYVRFSASTAWLFVSYETELALSFSSYSQPTPAVEGGYAMRAHVSWTKIYIRKADGRLVLILHSSAEFRGRFVLAHPDSDVRSHVDSLQSSVRFDLDLLENGDDSTNAHKPKQEWRIVSALSLPDYVGEYTIVLVPCTVPKNVQWSMRVCNPEEPMRFSLPVNIAQTLNPNPVSYELRTRFELLHTLETFLRDPSETGNTAFLPESSYPFGEDSIIYGRVMVEPTQDLGDGFLLRVERVYLCAGRDGHIPAYDPDKNQYGCLRSSPDLERQFKILDRSNPSSADDDFLGIPFDAQFASANPSYDKLTSQKDDDGFTMTALALHHAGAGYAWYLQAVFSIEADDDRSRRRRRSSASLTASSLRSIRLESAVTSTENELDLQADDDTSSLPTPTLILAVAIPAFVVVLVGVILIGVSLRKRRTSSSSSQPVTDSNHARLSSMYERNPSTISVDHQDNPYLASFLKFPDETPKLALASRVSPVHENEEDRRPPSAADGNITSSIRSDYSCDDDYTDDDDEVESLPPKETMPSSHSFGSLPAEDSITTTL, from the exons ATGATGCTGTCTTCGACGTTCGCCGCTgctgctttctttctcgcctcTCTCGTTCCCTCATCCGTCCCCGCTTCGTCGCCCCAACTCACCGTAAACAGCGGATCAGCGATTCCTTTGAGCCCCGCCGCAATCGTCTCGCCGCGTCGCCTAAACAATTGCAGCGCTCTCCGATTTCTCGCGCTCCAATCGACGTgtggcgtcgtcgaaccgcCTCGCGTTGCgtgcaacgcgacgacgccgtcgatctACACGCATCGAGGCTGCGCGTCGCGCGaattcgatcgtctcgcctttgtcgtcgaatcggacgCCGGTAAGACGATCGCTATCGAACGCGTGCTCGTGCGCGTCGAGaaaacaaatcgacgactcgtcgcgcTCGAACCGCCGTCGCCCCCGCCGTCGATTCCGTTCAATATTCGCATCAACGTCGCGAAGAACGAGACGtgcttcttcgacttcgacgacgaaggggGCGGTACCGTTCGACGCCTTCTACGCTATCGACGCTACGCCTGCGATCTCTCAACGAGCGTCGGACTCGTCTACGATCACGGTGGTCCCGCTATCGTTCCCCTAAGGATCTGGCTCGCGTCTCGCCTACTCTACGACTTTCTACGCGTCGTTACGCCGCCTTCGCGAGGCGAATCGACACTCGAACTCAATTCGACGGCATCGTTGACTCTAAACGTGAATCAGCGATCGACTACGCCGATTCTTTTGACTGAATTGTcaacgagcgtcgacgacgacgcgatcgtgTTCCGATTCgcgcccgtcgacgattcaACGAAGCGAGGCGCCATTTTTACGGCTGATTGGCCGTTTGCGGCGTCACTCGAAGTGACGCAGggcgaaattcgtcgaggCCAAGTGGCCTATAGGCCGCCGCCCCTTTCGGTCATTTCGCCGGACGTCTTCGAAACGTTCGAGTTTCGCTTtagcgcgcgtcgtcgtcgcgacgagacgatcgacggtcgtctcgtcgtcaatttgaGTCCGATCGCGcgggcgacgtcgcgcgtcgcgcgcaacgacgaactgatcgtcgttcgaaatGGACTCGCAATAATTCGTTCGGACGTGTTGAGAATCGACGGAAATTCCAAAGACGCTCGTCTGCACGTGACGAATCCGCCGCTCGCTGGAAAACTCTTTATCAACGTCGGTGGGCTGTGgcttcgtgacgtcataattatCGAGGTCAGCGATTTGGCTGATGGAAGAGTGAGATACGAGCACGACGGCGGCAGAGGCGACAGTGATCGCGTCATATTTGAACTCGTcgataatgacgtcaaatttcctATATTTTTCGTCATAACGATCATCGACGATAATCATCTGCGCAGCAAAGTTGCAGACGATTTCAAAGTTCGTCAAGACGAAGCCGTCATGATATCGAACGACGTGCTGAACGCCTGGGACGGAAGAGCGAGCAAGGACGAGCTGTGGTACcaatcgaaagcgaagcgacTCTATCTGCGTGGCAATGCGAGTAGCGTTTATCGAGGAACGGAAGCGGATCCGCAGCTCTTCACGGGACTAAAAGCGGCTGGGCACTTTACGCAGCGGGATATCGACAACGGGCGGCTCTGGTATCTTCCACCGGCGATCGTTGGAAAGGAGGCTATTCATTTTGACGTTACCgcgccgtcgaatcgttcCCTCGTCGTTTCCTCTTATCTCACTGTGACGATTCTCCCGCCGGCCAGCAAGGGTCTTCGTCCGAATCCAGGCGCTTCTCTATTCATGACTGTGGAGGAAAAATCCActgcgtcgatcgacgccgagTCGTTGCAGTATATAAGCGATCACGCGGATATTTCCTACGTGGTGACAAAAGCGCCGCGTACCGGCCAATTGACGAAGAATCGCAACGAGACGGCGTACGTATTCACGCAGACAGACGTCAACGAAGGCAAGATTGCCTATAGAGCATCTAACGAAGACATAGGCTGGAATCCTCAAAAGATAACGTTTGAGTTCAAAGCTACGGACGCGGACGCAATCTTGTTTAGACAGATTTATTCAATATGGGTGGAGCCAGTCAACGATAACCCGCCTAAGCTGATCCAAGACGGCGTTCTCTCCGTTCGCGAAGGCGGCACAGCGGTCATATCAGCATCGGTGCTCAGAGCCGAAGATGACGACACGAGACAGTCTGATCTTCGTTTCACGTTGACTCGAGTTCCCGAACacggcgtcgtcacgtgggccgagagaaaaaacttgacgtcgacggacgaGTTTCTAGCCGAGGACCTACTTCTCAATCGACTCGTGTATCACCACGGTGGATTCGACGTAGCAACGGACTCCTTTGGGGTTCGAGTATCAGACGGCGTTCACTCCGTGTCAACAAACGTCACCGTGCACGTCGACTTGATCCACAACGATAAGCCTATGTCAATAGACGGGGTTAAATACAATGTCAGTATTGCTGCGGATGATTTGAGCGTTCTTATCACCCCTGATGATATGCTGGTGAACGATCCCGATACACCAGATGATGAATTAGTGTACGAGCTCTTATCTGTTCCAAACTACGGACGAATTCtagtgaaacagttgaacgggGCTCTCGTCACTACGACGACTTTCACTCAATCGGATATCGTTGATCGACGGGTGTCCTATGAAGTCCTATACCCGGATCGCATCTTGGGCAATGTGACTGATCGTCTCGTCTTTCGAGTTGGACCGCTGGAGTTCACGTTTCGCGTCTGGATTCGCGTTCCTCCCGGTCGCGGATTGTCCGCATTGACGCCCGCTCCGTTTGAAGTGCCCGAAGCCGGCTCGAACGAAATCCAACTGAGGCATCTGAACGTTCAGGGAACGAGAGCCGCACCAACGGAAGTTCTCTTCAAAATTGCTATTCCACCTCTCTATGGCAACGTCTCGATGACAACATTTACTCTCGCTGACGTTCAGAACCGCCGGGTTCGGTACAATCAGAGCCTACATAGAGGTATCGAACCGGTGAAAGATACCTTtacttttgacgtcacagatgGCATTTCGACGGTGAGAAACCGAGCGTTCGCCATCGCCATCACCCCGACCAACGACGAAATTCCCGTCATCGTTATAGGATCTCCAGGCCCCGTCGTTCGGCGCGGTGCGAACGTAACGATCACGCCGTCTCTCCTCAGAATCACCGATTCGGACGTGGACTCCAACGAGGAAGACCTCATCGTCACCTTGACGGAGACACCGACGAATGGCCGGTTGATACTCCGCGGACGACTCAAACTGCTCGACGTCGCGGACACGATAACCGCCAAGGAACTGCACGACTCGGTTTTAATTTATTCTCACGACGGTTCGCGAACGGACGAGGATCGGTTCGCGTTCTCCGTCAGCGACGGTACGCACCACGCGAACGGGAATCTCACAATTCAAATCTTCCATTCGAATCAGTATTCACCGACGATTGTTAATAACACCGGGGTGTCAGTGAACCTTGCTGGAGAAGCAGTCGCTATACAGCCATTGAATTTAGCCGCCGTAGACGAGGATTCTCCCGCTGACGAATTGGTGTACACGGTTACGAGGGGACCTCGACTTGGCCGGCTATTTCTCAAAGACACGTCGTCTGGAGTCGACATCGTCACCGACATTACCGTCCTATCTTCGTTTCGCCAATCCGACGTCGATGCGGGTCGTTTGCATTATGAGCCCCCCGTCAACGGGACGGGCCggttcgccgtcgttttttccttaTCCGACGGTCGCTACGCCGTCGAGGGACGATTCGATatacgcgtcgacgttgtcgacgtTACGCCGCCCGTCGCAATCGCCAACTCCGCGCTGAGAGTGCAAATGGGGAAGGCTCAGACGCTTACGTCGTCTCTGTTGgagttcggcgacgacgtagcGAAGGCGGACGCTATTGCGTATGCCTTCGatggatcgtcgtcgtcgctgggGTACTTTGCTCGAGTGTCTCGGGTAAACGAGTCGATTACGCGCTTCACGCAGGCGGACGTGAACGCCGGTTCGATTGCCTTCGTTCATTCGCTACTCGAATCGCGGTCGCTTAGCGACGTGCTGAATTTTACCGTTTCGGACGGGACGAactcgatcgtcttcgcgttTCGAATCGAGGTCGTCTTGAACGCCGCGTTTCTGCCGCGATTGGTGAACGAGGGCGCGTCGGTTTTCAGCGATCGAGAGAAGATCATTCGTTCGTCCGATTTGGCGTTGACGAATACGAAAACTCCGCCAGGgaaagtcgtcttcgttctgaCGATTCCTCCCCAGTACGGTCACTTGACTCTGAAAAGAATGGGATCGAAGAAACTGATTCtaacggcgtcgtctcgcttcaCCCAGTCTGATATTCAAGCGGAAAGACTCGGCTACGTTTTCCGCTCATCGAACGAACGCATTGAAAAGGACAGCTTTCAGTATCACATCATCGATCCCAGTCATTCCTACTACACGTCGTCGGACGATGCGACTCCGCGACAGCTCACCGATTACCTCGTCTTTGACATACGCATCGTGACAGCCGACTCAAAGCCTCCGCGCGTCATCGTCAACACCGGCGCCCCTTATCTGGGCCCTCTTAGAAACAATTCGACCGGCTACGTTCTTTCCTTGAACCATCTCACAtctgtcgacgacgtcacgaaaagcgacgaactggaatacgtcgtcgtttcctcgcCCGCATTCGGGCGGCTGATTGCGTCCAACCAAGAGCAGCTGTCGTCGTTCACGCAGAGAGATATTGCCGAGAGACGCGTTTCTTACGTACTCGAGCGACGAGACATCGCGGCGACCAACGATAGTTTTGTATTCGACGTGACTGATCGCGCAGGCAACGTTCTAGAAGCGCAGGTCTTTCGACTTGACTGGGCGTATATCGCGATGGAGAGCAGTCGCTTGGAAGTCCTCGAATCGGGCGAACATGCAAATGTTACGATAAG TCGTCATGGCGACACGTCGCGGCGGGTTTCCTTTACTTGTCGGACGGCGTTCGGGTCGGCGAACGGTGAAGACTTTCGTTCTGGatcgttctttctctcctttgAAGAGGGAGAGACACGAACTCAGTGCCTCATTCCTCTTTTTGACGATGCGAAtcgcgaaggagaagagacgTTCGACGTCACATTAGGAAATCCAGTGCAAGTGCTTTTGTTTAGTCCGTCAACGACAGTCGTTACGATCATTGATCCCGAAGACG ATCCCGTGTTTGGTTTCGAAGTGGACAAAGCTCGGATCAATGAAACGACTAAGGAGCTGCGTTTGGTTGTTCACAGAAGAGGCGATCTTAGCCGTCATCTCGCCGTCATCTGCTATACGGAATCTGGAACGGCTACCGGCAGCAAAGACGGCCGCCTGTCAACAG GAGACGATTTTATCTCGAGACCCAACTCTCGCCAGTCAAAAATCGGCTTCAGATCGAACGTAGCAACGAAGACGTGCGTCATTGAAATAGTCGACGACACGACAGCGGAAAGGGCGGAGACGTTCAGCGTGCATCTCGCGACGAGAGGAAACGACGTTCGAATCGATCCCCAAGAAGCGAGAGTCGACGTGACGATCATCGGCCCTAACGACG AATCTACAGTCCagctttcgtcgtcaaattatcacgtgaacgagagcgacggctttgtttctaTCGAAGTGACTCGCTCCGGTCCCGACATCTCTTCGCCACTCAACGTTTCGCTTGCAACGTTCGAGAGCGATCCTGTTTCGGCACAAGCTGGCAAAGACTACAATCACGTATTAACGACAGTTGCCTTCAAAGCGAACTCTCGTTCTCAATCGGCTCGAATCgaaattttcgacgacgacgagtatCCGCTTCGGGAAGGTCCAGAAACGTTTAAAATTCGCCTCTATCATCCTCACTCTTCGCTTCTCGGAACGCCCAGGACGGCCGTTGTTACcatcgacgatcgatccgATATTCCCGTCTTAGACTTTGCCACGTCTCGAGTTTCGATCAACGAGGGAAACTTACTCATCCTTCAAATCACTCGATCCGGCTCAAggaacgtcgtctcgaccGCGCGTTGCTACACGGAGTCGGGaagcgccgtcgcgtcgtccgatttcgtcgccatAAAAAAATCCcattcgtcgctcgtcgaatttctaCCGGGAATCGCGACGCAAGAGTGCTACGTGATCattcaagacgacgacgtgctcgaaggcgacgaaacgttcaCCGTTCACTTGGACGGCGCGAGTAACGCCGTACTCGGACGCTCTCGAGTGACGATCACTATACGCGATCCCGAAGACGTTCCTCGAGTCGGCTTCGAATCGCGTTCGTACGCCGTGTCGGAGCCGCGAGTCGCCGATCAAACCGAGGACGTGTCGGTGGCCCTGATACGAACGGGCGATACGAGTCGCGTCAGTCGCGTACGATGTAATACCCAAGACGCGTCGGCTAGCGCGGGCGACGACTACGCCGCTCTTTCCGAGTTGATCGAATTCAAAGCGGGCGATCGCGAAGCGACTGTCGTCGTCCGGATACTCTTCGATGCGGAGAAAGAGTTCGGCGAGACGTTTTTCCTCTGGCTCTCCACCGACGACGGTTTCGACGAGCCGGCGTTGGGAGAAATCGAACGCACGTCGATCACGATTGCCGATAGTGCACCCGTGGGCGTGCGTTTTCTCGCAGCACCGCGCCTCGTATCGTCGATCGACTATGGAACGGGAATGAGTTCCATTCGTCTTGGATATCCGGTTATATGCGTTACGTCGTGCGACGAGACGTACGGCGATCCGAGCGCGTTGCTTCACTGCAAAACGAATAGAATCGATCATCGACGAACGCTGTATCGGTGGGAGATtagtgacgacgtcaacggcaCAATAGACGATCTTCGTGCGATTACTTTCTCGACCGTATTCACCGTCGCCAACGGGTCGACGTTGGAAAGCGTCTACATTCGACCGAGAAGTCGACTTCGTTGCCACGCGACGCCGGTTGACGCGAATGGGGTGCGAGGCGTCGAGATggcgagcgacgtcgcgaccACGGATGCCGTCGGCGTCTGTTCATCGTCGCGACTCAACGAGAAACTCATAAAGGCGAGCATTCGATTCAAATCGGACGACGTTATACACGTGCGAGTCCGACTGCCTCACGTTGACGGCTACGTGCCggtcgtctcgacgaaacggatcGTCGCTTTGGTGCCGtcgcttctcgtcttcgatcAGAACGGGAATCTTTATCCCTGTTCGAATATCGTCGCTGGACGGGATAAAACGACTCGGCACACGTTCCTTGATCCGTACTCGTGCGCTGCGGCGAGCGATGGCAacgctgccgtcgccgcggaCGAGGAGGACAATCGTGCGAGACGCTCTATGGATCTCTACCGTCACCTCGACATCGAAGATTGCGTGTGGACGTTCGATTCGTGCTACAGCGCTTCGGAATTGCAGAACAGCTGCggcggaacgtcgacgactcaTCGCGCGATGACCGTGCCACTCTTCGTCTACTACGTACGCTTCTCGGCGTCGACCGCGTGGCTCTTCGTCAGCTACGAAACGGAATTAGCGTTGTCATTTTCGTCGTACTCCCAACCGACTCCCGCCGTCGAGGGAGGCTACGCGATGCGCGCTCACGTTTCGTGGACGAAGATCTATATACGCAAAGCGGACGGGCGGCTCGTACTGATCCTTCACTCGTCCGCCGAGTTTCGCGGACGATTCGTCTTGGCGCATCCCGACTCAGACGTTCGCTCGCACGTTGACTCGCTGCAATCGTCTGTTCGCTTCGACCTCGATCTCTtagagaacggcgacgattcgacgaacgcTCACAAGCCGAAACAGGAATGGAGAATCGTTTCGGCGTTGAGCCTACCGGACTACGTGGGCGAATATACGATCGTTCTCGTTCCGTGCACGGTTCCGAAGAACGTACAGTG GTCGATGCGAGTTTGCAATCCTGAAGAACCGATGCGATTTTCTCTTCCCGTCAACATCGCGCAGACGTTGAATCCCAATCCGGTATCATATGAACTGCGAACGCGATTCGAACTCCTGCACACGCTCGAGACGTTTCTTCGAGATCCTTCAGAGACCGGCAACACGGCTTTTCTCCCCGAATCGTCGTACCCATTCGGCGAAG ATTCAATTATCTACGGACGAGTCATGGTCGAGCCGACTCAAGATCTAGGCGACGGTTTCCTATTGCGCGTTGAACGCGTATACCTGTGCGCGGGTCGCGACGGTCACATTCCCGCCTACGATCCCGATAAAAACCAATACGGATGCCTGCGATCGTCTCCAGACTTAGAACGGCAGTTTAAAATTCTCGATCGATCCAATCCGTCcagcgccgacgacgattttctcgggATACCGTTTGACGCTCAGTTCGCGAGCGCCAATCCCTCGTACGACAAACTGACGTCGcagaaggacgacgacggattCACGATGACGGCCTTGGCGCTGCATCATGCCGGCGCCGGCTACGCGTGGTATCTCCAGGCGGTTTTTAGCATCGAAGctgacgacgatcgatcgcgtcgtcgacgtcgatcgtcggcgAGTTTGACCGCTTCGTCGCTGCGTTCAATTCGGCTCGAGAGTGCAGTCACTTCTACGGAAAATGAGCTCGATTTgcaagccgacgacgacacgtcgAGTTTGCCGACACCAACCCTTATTTTAGCCGTCGCTATTCCCGCTTTCGTTGTGGTTCTTGTGGGGGTTATCCTGATCGGCGTCAGTCTGCGGAAACGCagaacttcgtcgtcgtcgtcgcagcccGTAACCGATTCTAACCACGCGCGACTTTCGTCGATGTACGAACGCAATCCGTCGACGATATCTGTCGATCATCAAGACAATCCTTACCTCGCGTCGTTTCTCAAATTTCCCGACGAAACGCCGAAGCTCGCGCTCGCTAGTCGCGTATCTCCCGTGcacgagaacgaagaagaccGACGGCCCCCTTCGGCTGCAGACGGCAACATTACGTCGAGCATCAGAAGTGATTATTCATGTGACGACGATTATaccgacgatgacgacgaagtggaGAGTCTGCCTCCGAAGGAGACGATGCCCTCGTCGCATTCGTTCGGCTCGTTGCCAGCTGAAGACAGTATCACCACGACATTGTAG